In Petrotoga miotherma DSM 10691, one DNA window encodes the following:
- a CDS encoding extracellular solute-binding protein: MKKLTVVFIVLLLTVFAFSQTKLVFWTAPNPQQEMFWKEVVAEYETLHPEIDIEWSTIPAAGSSEEAILTAIASGRAPDISTNIFSGFAAQLADIGQLVALNELEGFDELVETRKMGSIIEGWKINGNAYVIPIYSNPVLMWWRDSLLKEAGFDNPPRTYSEIYEFSKNFVVPMERYSIQVIAGRNWWDRWFDFITYYYAGGQGKSYIDTERMKATFNDEVGQEVAQFIKTMFDNQWTAVDLGSDPFYNGAIAGTLMGPWSIAYAENQYPDVIDDIVITSPPVPDNYPSDQPIYTFADAKGLVIFNTTKNLEEAWEFVKWVFSREDFDSKWLEYTKMPPAREDLLTNEIFADFWEANPLAAEYAKYVPYAVPPAPITTTVDVQDIMTVELIEPLMHGTKDVQKALDDAIKAINRILW, translated from the coding sequence ATGAAAAAGTTAACAGTGGTTTTTATTGTGTTATTGTTGACGGTTTTTGCCTTTTCCCAGACAAAACTCGTTTTTTGGACCGCGCCTAATCCACAACAAGAAATGTTTTGGAAGGAAGTCGTTGCTGAATATGAAACTTTACATCCTGAAATCGATATCGAGTGGTCTACCATTCCTGCAGCAGGAAGCTCAGAAGAAGCTATTCTAACAGCTATAGCTTCGGGAAGAGCCCCGGATATTTCCACCAACATCTTTTCAGGATTTGCGGCACAGTTAGCGGATATAGGCCAATTAGTAGCTTTAAATGAATTGGAAGGTTTCGATGAACTTGTTGAAACACGAAAGATGGGAAGTATCATAGAAGGCTGGAAAATAAACGGTAATGCATATGTTATACCTATTTATTCAAACCCTGTTCTGATGTGGTGGAGAGATTCTTTATTGAAAGAAGCTGGCTTTGATAATCCCCCAAGAACGTACTCGGAGATCTACGAATTTTCTAAAAACTTTGTGGTACCGATGGAACGATATTCCATCCAAGTAATTGCAGGTAGAAATTGGTGGGATAGATGGTTTGACTTCATTACGTATTACTATGCAGGAGGTCAAGGAAAATCATATATAGATACTGAAAGAATGAAAGCAACATTCAACGACGAAGTTGGCCAAGAAGTAGCTCAGTTTATCAAAACAATGTTTGATAACCAATGGACTGCTGTAGACTTAGGTTCTGATCCATTTTATAACGGAGCAATTGCTGGAACATTGATGGGTCCTTGGAGCATCGCTTATGCCGAGAATCAGTATCCAGACGTCATTGATGATATTGTTATTACATCGCCACCAGTTCCTGACAATTATCCAAGTGATCAACCGATTTATACTTTTGCTGATGCAAAGGGGCTTGTAATTTTTAATACTACAAAAAACTTGGAAGAGGCTTGGGAATTTGTTAAATGGGTATTCTCGAGAGAAGATTTCGATTCGAAATGGTTAGAATACACCAAAATGCCACCAGCAAGAGAAGACTTGTTAACTAATGAAATATTTGCTGATTTTTGGGAGGCAAATCCTTTAGCGGCTGAATATGCCAAATATGTCCCCTATGCTGTTCCTCCTGCACCAATTACAACAACTGTTGACGTACAAGATATCATGACTGTTGAATTGATTGAACCTTTGATGCATGGCACCAAAGATGTTCAAAAAGCTTTGGATGATGCAATTAAGGCTATAAACAGAATCCTTTGGTAA
- a CDS encoding carbohydrate ABC transporter permease, with translation MSKRIGLAKKEARKGFGISSIYLIYAAIFWGYPFVWLFILLFSKWRFVGSPQFVGFRNITRVLTDPLFWKTVTNVFRFMMYYIPLVLIGALLFAIALNKIKFGKTFVALSFLVANVSSGVAYSIMFSNLFSVNGPINKALNSLFGITIPWFTSPQWAMFSIALIVIWKFIGYYGLILYAGLTAIPKSLYEAAELDGAGSLTKFFRITLPLLNPSIIMVLVLAITLAFGIFTEPYMITGGGPMRSTLTPMMHMITTAFQRMDPTYAATMAVFVAIISFGMIWVIRKTMEREVDLV, from the coding sequence ATGAGTAAAAGAATAGGGTTAGCAAAAAAAGAAGCAAGGAAAGGCTTTGGTATTTCTTCAATATATTTAATTTATGCGGCAATATTTTGGGGTTATCCTTTTGTATGGTTGTTCATACTTCTTTTTTCTAAATGGAGGTTTGTCGGATCACCCCAATTCGTTGGCTTTCGCAATATTACAAGGGTCTTAACCGACCCTCTTTTTTGGAAAACAGTAACTAATGTTTTTCGTTTTATGATGTACTATATTCCTCTTGTGTTAATAGGAGCTTTACTCTTTGCCATTGCTTTGAACAAAATAAAGTTTGGCAAAACATTTGTAGCTCTTTCTTTTTTGGTAGCCAATGTTTCATCAGGAGTTGCTTATTCAATTATGTTTTCAAACCTTTTTTCTGTCAATGGACCAATAAATAAAGCCCTAAATAGTCTTTTTGGTATCACTATTCCTTGGTTTACAAGCCCACAATGGGCGATGTTTTCCATTGCATTGATTGTTATTTGGAAATTCATTGGCTATTATGGCTTGATACTGTATGCAGGGTTAACCGCTATACCAAAATCTTTATATGAAGCAGCAGAGTTAGATGGGGCAGGAAGTCTTACAAAGTTTTTTAGAATTACATTGCCACTATTAAATCCTTCTATAATAATGGTCTTGGTGTTGGCTATTACTTTGGCTTTTGGAATATTCACAGAACCCTATATGATAACCGGGGGTGGGCCAATGAGAAGTACTTTAACCCCGATGATGCATATGATTACTACAGCATTTCAAAGAATGGACCCAACTTACGCTGCAACTATGGCAGTGTTTGTAGCTATTATAAGCTTTGGAATGATTTGGGTAATAAGGAAAACTATGGAGAGAGAAGTTGATTTAGTATGA
- a CDS encoding carbohydrate ABC transporter permease, producing the protein MTNKKIQSGNVILHIVMFFLSLIWLYPYAWLFLASVKPSAEIYTRFLPTRFTLEHFRFILESAERMNRPFIRAFFISLFVSVTVTVCVIITSAIISFALSKYRFKARDGIFNFIIFQMVFPGFMFTIPLYILMRNMHLLNSLAALIVPFIMSGWGIFMMTQSFRGTPNDYIEAAKMDGASDMFIIFRIMLPLNNSVIAIVGLFTFIGVWDNFMWPLIVIQDYYKMPLSVLLASFNHEYGAYIGPVMAGSVIQTLPMVLIFIIFRKAFLQGISMSLK; encoded by the coding sequence ATGACAAATAAAAAAATACAATCTGGAAATGTAATTCTTCATATAGTAATGTTTTTTTTATCTCTAATCTGGTTGTACCCTTATGCATGGCTATTCTTGGCATCGGTAAAACCCTCTGCTGAAATCTATACCAGATTCCTACCAACGAGGTTCACTTTAGAACATTTTAGATTTATATTAGAAAGCGCCGAAAGAATGAATAGACCGTTTATAAGGGCATTTTTTATAAGTTTATTTGTGTCTGTCACCGTCACAGTATGTGTTATAATAACATCTGCTATAATTTCTTTCGCCTTGTCAAAATATAGATTTAAGGCAAGAGATGGGATATTTAATTTTATTATTTTTCAAATGGTGTTCCCTGGATTCATGTTTACCATACCTTTATATATATTAATGAGAAATATGCATCTGTTGAATTCGTTGGCAGCTTTAATCGTTCCTTTTATTATGAGTGGTTGGGGCATTTTTATGATGACTCAAAGCTTTAGAGGGACACCAAACGACTACATCGAAGCTGCAAAAATGGACGGAGCCTCTGATATGTTTATTATTTTTCGAATTATGCTACCTTTAAATAATTCGGTTATAGCCATTGTTGGGCTATTCACTTTCATCGGAGTATGGGATAATTTTATGTGGCCACTCATTGTTATTCAGGACTATTATAAAATGCCTCTTTCTGTCTTGCTTGCAAGCTTTAATCACGAGTACGGTGCGTATATTGGACCAGTAATGGCAGGTTCGGTGATTCAAACTTTACCGATGGTGCTCATTTTCATAATATTTAGAAAGGCATTTTTGCAAGGAATTTCAATGTCTCTAAAATAA
- a CDS encoding glycoside hydrolase family 130 protein, protein MNLKLKRHLSNPLFGPNPMHLWESRFVFNPAVVYDGKVFHMLYRAQGEDMVSRIGYAVSLDGIHFNRMEKPVFEPSDVSELYGVEDPRVTYINGKYYMCYTAYSPRNIKISLAATENFFMWERYGTILPESPNKDAALFPEKVNGKYILIHRLEPDIWFAYSDDLIHWDNYVKIASPRKDYWDNLKIGAGGPPLKTPYGWLFLYHGVQEDIRPIYRLGFMLLDLKDPTKVLKRTEEPILEPQENWEIFGGVPNVVFSDALVEYGDQYYVYYGGADNYIALATISKKEVFDWIKK, encoded by the coding sequence TTGAATTTGAAGTTGAAAAGGCATTTGTCAAACCCATTGTTTGGACCTAATCCAATGCATTTGTGGGAGTCTAGGTTTGTTTTTAATCCTGCGGTAGTGTATGACGGGAAAGTTTTTCATATGTTGTACCGCGCCCAAGGAGAAGATATGGTTTCTCGGATTGGCTATGCAGTAAGTTTGGATGGTATACACTTTAATAGAATGGAAAAACCGGTATTTGAACCTTCAGATGTCTCAGAATTGTACGGCGTTGAAGATCCAAGAGTAACGTATATAAACGGAAAATATTATATGTGTTACACAGCTTATTCTCCGAGAAATATCAAAATATCTTTGGCTGCCACAGAGAATTTCTTTATGTGGGAAAGATACGGAACTATTTTACCAGAAAGTCCTAATAAAGATGCTGCCTTGTTCCCAGAAAAAGTTAATGGAAAATATATCTTAATTCATAGGTTGGAACCAGATATTTGGTTTGCATATTCTGATGATTTAATACATTGGGACAATTATGTAAAAATTGCTTCTCCAAGAAAAGATTATTGGGATAACTTAAAGATCGGAGCAGGCGGTCCACCTTTAAAAACCCCTTATGGGTGGTTGTTTTTGTATCATGGTGTTCAAGAAGACATCAGACCTATCTACAGGTTAGGTTTTATGCTCTTAGATTTAAAAGATCCAACAAAGGTCTTAAAAAGAACAGAAGAACCCATTTTAGAACCTCAGGAAAACTGGGAGATTTTCGGAGGAGTTCCAAACGTTGTATTCTCAGATGCATTGGTTGAATATGGTGATCAATACTACGTTTACTACGGTGGAGCTGATAACTACATAGCTTTAGCCACTATTTCAAAAAAAGAAGTTTTCGACTGGATAAAGAAGTGA
- a CDS encoding cytochrome c biogenesis CcdA family protein, with product MNSLAITNSVSFLTAFSGGLLSFFSPCVFPLIPVFFALVIPDISNTRLVIKRSFGFFLGLSLFFALLGSISGSIGMMLARYQSVINIVAGVLIILFGFLFLMNKSLISAKNIDLRKYNKNNSFFSAFLIGILISLVWIPCASPILASILTLATTTGEAMRGALLLFIYSLGISIPFLFFSGIVSKILSKVTLGEPKWQKSLRIIGGILLIVVGAMVSFGIFNNISVL from the coding sequence ATGAATTCTCTTGCCATTACAAATTCTGTTAGTTTTTTAACAGCATTTTCTGGTGGGTTATTATCATTTTTCAGCCCTTGTGTTTTCCCTTTAATACCCGTTTTTTTCGCATTGGTGATCCCTGATATCTCAAACACTCGTTTGGTCATCAAAAGGAGTTTTGGCTTTTTTCTTGGTCTTTCTCTCTTTTTTGCCCTGTTAGGCAGTATTTCTGGTAGTATTGGTATGATGCTTGCAAGGTACCAAAGTGTTATCAACATAGTTGCTGGTGTTTTAATAATATTATTTGGATTTCTGTTTTTGATGAATAAAAGTTTGATTTCTGCAAAGAATATAGACCTAAGAAAATACAATAAAAATAATTCCTTTTTTTCCGCCTTTTTAATTGGGATTCTAATTTCTTTAGTATGGATCCCGTGTGCAAGTCCAATATTGGCTTCGATTCTTACCTTAGCAACGACTACTGGAGAAGCAATGAGAGGTGCTCTCTTACTTTTTATTTATTCTTTGGGTATTTCCATCCCGTTTCTATTTTTTAGTGGCATCGTCAGTAAAATATTATCTAAAGTAACCTTAGGAGAACCTAAATGGCAAAAATCCTTGAGAATTATTGGTGGTATTTTACTTATAGTAGTGGGTGCTATGGTTTCCTTTGGGATTTTTAACAATATAAGTGTATTATAA
- a CDS encoding thioredoxin family protein, translating to MKKFFVVTLFILSVITIFSVPLDEFVFENFNEAFEVAELTNKKVVVMFSSPTCPACTQFKETTLLDEEIQKWLRTEFVFVEIFPTTEKATFQGEEYNYGQLFYAFGARYTPTFVFFDEQQNPFGAITGGYPAEIFIDILKYVSYEKNEEISLDKFIEDGLGKDIHILPKTVHLSKDEIERLLDLDPNSKLYEPGKNYDPYTNIVLLQNNTNEQNIENFYVKIFESKN from the coding sequence ATGAAAAAATTTTTCGTTGTAACGTTATTTATTCTATCAGTAATTACAATATTTTCTGTCCCTTTAGATGAATTTGTTTTTGAAAATTTCAATGAAGCTTTCGAAGTTGCCGAATTAACAAACAAAAAAGTTGTAGTTATGTTTTCATCACCTACTTGCCCAGCGTGTACTCAATTTAAAGAAACAACATTGTTGGATGAAGAGATTCAAAAATGGCTACGCACAGAATTTGTTTTTGTTGAAATCTTTCCTACCACTGAAAAAGCCACATTTCAAGGAGAAGAATATAATTATGGTCAGTTGTTTTATGCCTTTGGTGCCAGATATACACCAACCTTTGTATTCTTTGACGAACAGCAAAATCCCTTTGGAGCAATTACAGGTGGGTATCCAGCTGAGATATTTATAGATATCCTAAAATATGTCTCCTATGAAAAAAATGAAGAAATTAGTCTAGATAAATTTATAGAAGATGGATTAGGAAAAGACATCCACATTCTTCCAAAAACCGTTCATTTATCAAAAGATGAAATCGAAAGATTATTGGACTTGGACCCAAATTCCAAATTATACGAACCCGGCAAAAATTATGATCCATATACAAATATAGTTTTACTTCAAAACAATACAAACGAACAAAACATAGAAAATTTTTACGTGAAAATATTTGAATCTAAGAATTAG
- a CDS encoding alanyl-tRNA editing protein, whose translation MSEKVKIVNVIKQDDNYFATIENNPFYPDGKGGQLGDRGKIDSAEVLSTTEKGVVLNKYLNPGEYLYEIDERRRCDIAQQHTAQHILSAAFERIASLKTVSFKMGEEYSTIDLNGQNIGEEVLNKAEELSNDIISKCIKVEEIFTDKEGVQKYNLRKPLSDKVNGEVRLIKIDDFDISACGGFHVKNTGNINLLKITNTERVKGNLTRVYFLAGLRAIKDYSQKDLILKNISAILTSGLYDLKNKIEILLNENKDYKNSIKKLAEKNAYYLAKDLIEKPVVVNKNKVVYHKKEDETADFLHKYVDLKDYTLIIEDEKNKTFSIFSNNINCKELIDKLKMNNNIKGGGSEVRGNISGDIKFEDILKILEK comes from the coding sequence TTGAGTGAAAAAGTAAAAATAGTTAATGTAATAAAACAAGATGATAACTATTTCGCTACCATAGAGAATAATCCTTTTTATCCTGATGGAAAAGGAGGGCAACTTGGAGATAGGGGTAAAATTGATTCTGCTGAAGTTTTAAGCACCACAGAAAAAGGTGTGGTCTTAAACAAATATTTAAACCCTGGTGAGTATTTATATGAAATAGATGAAAGAAGAAGATGCGATATAGCTCAGCAACATACTGCACAACATATATTATCAGCTGCTTTTGAAAGAATAGCTTCATTAAAAACCGTTAGTTTCAAGATGGGTGAAGAATATTCTACTATAGATTTGAATGGACAGAATATCGGGGAAGAAGTATTAAATAAAGCCGAAGAACTTTCAAACGATATAATTTCTAAGTGCATAAAAGTGGAAGAAATATTTACGGATAAAGAAGGAGTTCAGAAATACAATTTAAGAAAACCTCTAAGTGATAAAGTAAATGGTGAAGTGAGGCTGATAAAAATCGATGATTTTGATATATCTGCTTGTGGTGGTTTCCATGTAAAAAACACAGGTAACATCAACCTTTTAAAGATAACAAATACAGAAAGAGTGAAAGGGAATTTAACGAGGGTGTATTTCTTAGCAGGTCTTAGAGCCATTAAGGATTATTCACAAAAAGATTTAATTTTAAAAAACATTTCTGCTATCTTGACATCGGGGTTGTATGATTTAAAAAACAAAATAGAAATTCTATTAAATGAGAACAAAGATTATAAGAATAGTATTAAAAAGTTAGCAGAAAAAAATGCATATTATCTTGCAAAAGATTTAATCGAAAAACCGGTGGTTGTGAATAAAAATAAAGTAGTTTACCATAAAAAAGAGGACGAAACAGCGGATTTCTTACACAAATACGTGGATTTAAAAGATTATACACTCATTATTGAAGATGAAAAGAACAAAACCTTTTCTATTTTCTCAAACAATATTAACTGTAAAGAGCTTATAGACAAATTAAAAATGAATAACAATATCAAAGGCGGTGGAAGCGAAGTAAGAGGTAACATAAGCGGCGATATAAAATTCGAAGATATTCTCAAAATATTAGAAAAATAG
- a CDS encoding WD40 repeat domain-containing protein: MRKSFLIFFLTIFSINIFSNLIVNNFEHSEIIDFFVNENTGEISTIVENNYLKTYDLKEKRITHYYSTSSIPTHVEWILDNKYTIIAESDGTIEVFNNDTSLLNYKINVTDESISSLSSFRDKIIFTSLDKTVYVYNITKRKVEFQRRFSTIPTVAEFYDERTILVADHSGKIFLIDYLNNKEIKAIEIDNYSIIKLSIVNNNVFAFSMNGNIYVLDKDLKIINSFSLGLTIREVSFSPLNENFTVLTMNNQIILFDSSTLKILEELKPDNFNIKAIEWSNEKNDILYLNDGVNIYSLNIYSKSIEKLLELKKPDVIKIIRNNNHIYYLTSDSEIGVFNIDSGIIENHFSFSEEIVDFEITKNGYLILSENSGYLSLYNSEGTLIENKKISDFKLTTLEISPSEKFLIAGGWENNVYVLTLPDLSVYKVVENLHNNWIKDISINYNETKIAVASLDKKVSISDFPKFKNTIYIEEFPYIIWSLDWANNSNFLSMGGFEGILRLWDGRFNQLYKRFEIITASIKAIEWSHDDNYIATGTTDGNVYIWNSKNGNLESTINVSNGEIVDLTWSNDERYLYALSKGNLLSLIDLQQNNIPLQSIIFEKGYSVSYRKNGEYTTNIPEQVENKFFYKNNPISLFEAVTFERKESINIPILEGPVINVPSEFLISDKNNSLLLSAFDNNLITKVEILGQTFLVNSQSYYLSLEINPEKLTSNVLEISAYDDDGNKSTKYVHLKFENIYLQVFTNQAEITNEQGEIIAIASRGDILKLKGVLGDTYKVEYIDKEGYIKKAFVTL, from the coding sequence TTGAGAAAATCCTTCTTAATTTTTTTCTTGACTATTTTCAGTATAAACATCTTCTCCAATTTAATAGTAAATAATTTTGAACATTCGGAGATTATTGATTTTTTTGTAAATGAAAATACCGGCGAAATTTCTACAATTGTGGAGAATAATTACCTTAAAACTTATGATTTGAAAGAAAAGCGCATTACCCATTATTACTCAACTTCTTCTATACCAACGCATGTGGAATGGATCCTCGACAATAAATATACTATAATCGCCGAAAGTGATGGAACAATAGAAGTTTTTAACAACGATACCTCTCTTCTTAACTACAAAATTAACGTAACCGACGAATCTATTTCCTCTTTATCCAGTTTTAGAGATAAAATAATATTTACTTCCTTAGATAAAACGGTCTACGTATACAATATTACCAAAAGAAAGGTCGAATTTCAACGGAGATTTTCCACGATCCCAACGGTTGCAGAATTTTACGACGAACGTACAATATTGGTAGCAGACCATTCAGGTAAGATTTTTTTGATAGATTATTTAAACAATAAAGAAATAAAAGCCATCGAAATTGATAATTATTCAATAATTAAACTATCGATTGTAAATAACAATGTTTTTGCTTTTTCCATGAACGGAAATATTTATGTATTGGATAAAGACTTGAAGATAATAAATTCTTTTTCATTAGGTTTAACAATTAGAGAGGTCTCTTTTTCACCATTAAATGAAAATTTTACTGTTTTAACTATGAATAATCAGATTATCCTTTTTGATTCTTCAACTTTAAAAATACTCGAAGAACTAAAGCCTGATAATTTTAATATAAAAGCTATTGAATGGAGTAATGAAAAAAACGATATTCTTTATTTAAACGATGGAGTTAACATATACTCTTTAAATATCTATTCAAAATCAATTGAAAAATTACTGGAATTAAAAAAACCCGATGTTATAAAAATTATAAGAAATAATAATCATATTTATTACTTAACTTCCGACAGTGAAATAGGTGTATTTAATATTGATTCAGGAATAATTGAAAATCATTTTTCTTTTTCTGAAGAAATAGTTGATTTTGAAATAACAAAAAATGGATATTTGATACTTTCAGAAAATTCTGGATACCTATCGCTTTACAATTCTGAAGGTACGTTAATAGAAAATAAGAAGATAAGTGATTTTAAATTAACCACTTTGGAGATTTCTCCTTCGGAAAAGTTTTTAATTGCAGGGGGATGGGAGAATAATGTTTATGTACTTACGCTACCAGATTTGAGTGTTTATAAGGTAGTTGAAAATCTTCATAACAATTGGATAAAAGATATTTCTATTAATTACAACGAAACTAAAATAGCAGTGGCAAGCTTAGATAAAAAAGTAAGTATATCAGATTTTCCAAAATTTAAAAATACAATTTACATCGAAGAATTCCCATATATTATTTGGTCACTAGATTGGGCTAATAATTCAAATTTTCTTTCTATGGGAGGATTTGAAGGGATTTTACGATTATGGGATGGAAGATTTAATCAATTATATAAAAGATTTGAGATTATTACAGCTTCAATAAAGGCAATTGAATGGAGCCACGATGATAATTACATAGCCACAGGAACAACTGATGGAAATGTGTACATTTGGAATAGTAAAAACGGAAACTTAGAATCGACTATAAATGTTTCCAACGGAGAAATTGTTGATTTAACTTGGAGTAATGATGAAAGGTATTTGTATGCCTTGAGTAAAGGAAACTTATTAAGCCTTATAGATCTTCAGCAAAATAATATACCTTTGCAAAGTATTATTTTTGAAAAAGGATATTCTGTTTCCTATAGAAAAAATGGGGAGTATACCACTAATATCCCTGAACAAGTAGAAAACAAATTTTTCTATAAAAATAATCCTATAAGCCTTTTCGAAGCCGTAACATTCGAAAGGAAAGAATCTATAAACATTCCTATCTTAGAGGGTCCTGTTATAAACGTACCTTCAGAATTTTTGATTTCAGATAAAAACAACTCTTTGCTTCTTAGTGCTTTTGATAACAATCTTATTACAAAAGTTGAAATATTAGGTCAAACTTTTTTAGTTAACAGCCAATCTTACTATCTATCATTGGAGATAAATCCTGAAAAGCTTACATCAAATGTGCTTGAAATATCGGCTTATGACGACGATGGAAATAAATCCACAAAGTATGTTCATTTGAAGTTTGAGAATATCTATCTGCAAGTATTCACTAATCAAGCAGAAATCACAAACGAGCAAGGAGAAATAATAGCTATTGCAAGTCGTGGAGACATCCTAAAATTAAAAGGAGTTTTAGGAGATACTTATAAAGTAGAATATATTGACAAAGAGGGATATATTAAAAAAGCATTTGTTACGCTTTAA
- the secF gene encoding protein translocase subunit SecF: MPNIDFVGKRNFFIYLSLALILFSVIVIFVKGFNFGIDFSGGSEIIVSFDKSYSIDELRNTLQTIDPDYTTAKIIQTNPGGGTSDRFFYIITVSDSFPTLEEKQMFINSLEESFSDSSLNIEQFNDVSGYAAREIRSYAWYAVITALIVLLVYITIRFQFSYGVGAILSLAHDVVITLGFYSLFGIEMNLTAVAAFLTLAGYSLNDTIVVYDRIRENRTKNRGMDIEGVTNKSINEVIVRSLNTSLTTFIVAFMMFLLGGRSIASFAFGLTVGVIIGTYSSLYIASPVVIGMVKRRKKTQKA; encoded by the coding sequence ATGCCAAATATAGATTTTGTGGGAAAAAGAAATTTTTTCATCTATTTATCTCTTGCGTTGATACTCTTTTCTGTAATAGTGATTTTTGTAAAAGGGTTCAATTTTGGCATTGATTTTTCTGGCGGTAGTGAAATAATCGTATCCTTTGATAAAAGTTATTCAATAGATGAATTGAGAAACACTTTGCAAACTATAGATCCAGATTATACCACCGCTAAGATAATTCAAACTAACCCAGGCGGAGGAACTTCGGATCGATTCTTTTATATAATTACAGTAAGTGATTCCTTTCCTACCCTGGAAGAAAAACAAATGTTTATAAATAGTTTAGAAGAATCTTTTTCTGATTCTAGTTTAAATATTGAACAATTCAACGATGTTTCAGGCTATGCAGCTAGGGAGATTCGATCGTATGCTTGGTATGCTGTAATTACTGCTTTGATAGTTTTGTTAGTATATATAACCATTAGGTTTCAGTTTTCCTACGGTGTGGGGGCAATTCTATCTTTAGCTCATGACGTTGTAATCACCTTAGGTTTTTATTCCCTGTTTGGTATAGAAATGAATTTAACTGCTGTAGCAGCATTTCTTACTTTAGCGGGTTATTCTTTAAACGATACTATTGTTGTTTACGATAGAATAAGGGAAAATAGAACTAAAAATCGTGGGATGGATATAGAGGGAGTTACCAATAAAAGCATTAACGAAGTTATTGTAAGATCATTAAACACTTCCTTGACAACATTCATAGTTGCTTTTATGATGTTCCTTTTGGGAGGTAGATCAATAGCTTCATTCGCATTTGGATTAACTGTGGGAGTCATAATTGGAACTTATTCTTCTTTGTATATCGCAAGTCCAGTTGTTATTGGTATGGTAAAAAGGCGTAAAAAAACACAAAAAGCTTAA